Genomic window (Streptomyces sp. NBC_00078):
CGAAGAGCACGACATTGGCCGCGATGAGGACGAGCGGCGCGATGGTGTAGCTGTTGCGTCTGCTGGGCGGGCTCGCGGACACGTCCGAGGCGCGTTTTTTCATCTTCCTGACTCCGTGCTGGTGGAAGGGATTCCTGTGGGCTCACGCCATGAGCCCGGCATCACATGCGCACCCGAGGGCCGGGCGGCGGTGTCTCGACCCGCCGCCCGGCCCTGAGGCCTACGATCCGCCGCCGACCTGCTGGTTGTAGCCGGCCACGATGTTCTCCAGAGCCTTGTCGGACGACTGCTGGCCGTTGACCGCCTTGCCGAGTTCCGTCTTGGTCGGGTCGGTGGTGAGGCTCTTGCCCTTCAGCACCCAGTCCGTCTGTGCGCCGTTGAAGTAGCCCGAGATCGGGGCGTAGAGCGGGATCTCCTCGTTGTACAGCTTGAACGCCGCCTGCGCCGCCTCGGACTTGAAGGGGTACTTCGGGTTCAGACCGCTCTCGACGGGCAGGAACCCGGACGTCTCACACAGCTCGCGGTAGTGGTCCGGCTCGTACAGCCAGGACATGAACTTCTTGGTGGCGGTGGCCGCAGCACCGTTGTTGTTGAACCCCACCATCATTCCGCCGCTGTTGACGTCGCTGGCCTGGACCGGCTCGGCGGGAGTCGGGACGCTGGCCCATTCGAACTTCTTGACGCTCTCCGCGAAGGCGGGAACCTGCCACACACCGGACCAGTAGGCGACCACGTCACCGCTCTGGAACATGGCCGACGGGTCGGCGCCGCTGGTCCACACGGACTTCGGCATGGTCTTGTCGTCGTTCAGTCCGACGAAGTACTTCACGGCCTTCTTGGTCGCCGCGTCCACCGAGAACTTGCCGGAGGAGTCCGCGTGGACGTACTTGCCGCCCATCTCGTAGACCATGGCGCGCAGCCGGGACGGCGACTGGTCGAAGGTCAGGGAGTACTTGGCGCCGGTCTTCTCCCGGACCTTGTCCGCCGCCTTGATGAAGTCGGTCCAGGTCCAGGTCTTCTGGGGCGAGGTCGGGAAGGAGACCCCGGCCTTCTTGAACAGCGACTTGTTGATGAACAGGCCGGACGCGGTGACGTCCGAGGGGATGGACAGCACCTTCCCGGACGAGTCCTTGGCGAGGAAGTTGGCGTTGATGTTGTTGCTCTTGGTGTTGGCGATGGAGCTGAGGTCGATCAGCTTGTTCGACCAGATCGGGTCCAGCGACGGCACGGCCGCCACGTCGGGCAGGGAGTTCGCCTGCGCGGCGTTGTGCAGCTTCGTCGTGTAGCCGTCGTAGGGGATGTTGACGAGGTGGACGGTGACGCCGGCTTCCTTCTTGTACTGCGCCGCCAGCTTCTTCCAGCCCGCGTCCTGCCCCGGAACCGTGGAAATCCAGAACGTCAGCGACTTGGAGGTTCCGCCCGAGCCGGATCCCGACCCACCGCAGGCGGAGAGCAGAAGGGCACCTGCCGCGGCCACGGCAGCGAGGGGAACCACGCGGCGCATGCCGCCGCGGCCGAGTCGGCTGGAGCGCCGCACACCCACACTGGTCATCTTCGATCCCTTTTCGTCGTAGCGGAGGAAGCACGGGGCCGGCCTAGGCGGCACGGGTGCATTTTGAAGGGGGCTTCGCTTTCCGGGGGCACGGCCTCGCCCGGCCGTGTCGCCTTGACGGGTGGAGTCCCCGGCCATGACGGCCGACGTCGCACAAGCACGCCCTCGTGCGGCTTGCCGTACTTCGCGTACGGGCGGGATGCTCACCCGGAGTCGGCGTCCCGGCCGACTTAGAAAGCGCTTGTCCGGACATTGGCAGACCGAGTCCGAGGTCGTCAATCCTTCGCATGCGCGGCCTCGGTCACGGTTTGGACTCCTCGGGCGACCGCGAGCCGGGCGGCGCCCACGACGGTACCGAGATCGCCGAGTGTGCTGCTGACCACCTCGGTGGGCCAGCTCAGGCGTTCCAGTTCGGCCCGCACACCCGGCAGGAGCTGCGGATACGCGCCGGTGCTGCCACCCAGCACGATCAGCCCGGGGTCCAGCACGGCGGTGACGGCGGCGGCGAGCCGGCCCACGTCGGCGGCGTGCCGGCCCACGACCGTCCGCGCCGTGGGGCGGCCCTCGTCCGCGAGGGCGAAGAGGTGCTCGGTGCTGGTGGGGCACGGCCCGTCGGCGTCCTGCCAGGCCGTCGCCGCCCGCCGCAGCAGGGAGCGGGCCCCGACGTGCTCCTCCAGCGCCTCGTGGCGCGGCTCCAGGCCGTCGTCCCAGGGGTAGGGCAGCCGGGCCACCTCACCGGCGGCGCCGTTGGCCCCGCGCAGCACCTGGCCGCCGATGACGACGCCGAGACCGATACCGACGCCGATACGCAGGTAGCCGAAGGTGCGGCGGCCCCGGGCCGCGCCCTCGTGCAGCTCGGCGAGTGCGGCGCAGTTGACGTTGTTCTCGAGGCGGATGGGCACGCCCGGGGGCAGCGCGACGGCCACCGCATCGAAGACCGGGCCCGCCTTGGCGGTAGCGGGACGCACCCCGGTGCCCTCCCGGGTGACGTCACCGACGGCGACCACGATGGTGCGCAGCGGGGCGTCGGCGGGCAGCGCGCCGAGGGCCTCCCGGACGGCGTCGGCGGCCTCCGCCCGCGTGCCGGTGGCCTCGGCCAGCAGGCTGCCGTCCAGGGCGCAGCCACGGACCCGGGTGACGGCCGGGCCTAGGTCGACGGCGAGCACGGCTCCGGCGGCCGGCCCCAGGCGGTAGACGGCGGCGTTGCGGCCGGTGCCGCTGGATGTGGTGCCGGAGTGGGCCGCGAGGCGGGCGCTCTCCAGCTCTGCGACGGCGGACGACACCGTCGGTTTGGACAGGCCCGCCAGGCTCGCGAGCTGCGGCCGGGTCGCGCTGCCCGCCTGGGCCAGCACGGCGAAGACCGCGCCGGCGCTCTCGGTCAGGCGCGGGGCCTGCACCACGTCGTATTCCACAGTTCTCCCACAGGTCGCGGGCCGCTCCCGGGGGCGGGTCGTCTTCGGGATGCGGCGATGGGATGTCCGGTGTCGGGCATGCCCGCCAGGAGTCCGACGGCGGTCCGGGCGGCCGGGTGCGCGACACCTCTTGACGCACTCTACTTCGTTAGTTAACTTCCTAACGAACTTCACGGTACTCGCCTGCCGTGTCCGTCAGAAGCCCGTCCCGGGGCTTCAATGGTTCCCCAACTCCCCTATGCCCAGGTACGGTTCGCCCGCCGTCGCAGCCCAGCGCAACGACGAAAGAGGTTCCGTGCACGACTTCCCCCCTCTCGTGGCCGGCATCGACGTGGGTGGCACCAAGACACATCTGCGGGCCTACGCCGGTACGGAGCCCGTCGCCGACCATGTGCGGACGAGCAGTGGCTGGCGGCCCCACGACCCCGTGGCGGCCGCGGCCTGGCTTGCCGCCCTGGTCGCCGAGGCGCTGCCGACGGGCGCACGCCCCACCGCCGTCGCCGTGGGCGGCCACGCCTGCGAGACGCCGCGCCAGTGCGCCCAGATACGTACCGCTCTCCAACTGCACTTCGACGCGCCCGCGCTGGTCGTCGGCGACGCCGAACTGCTCGTGCCCGCCGCGGGCCTGGACAAGGGGGTCGGCCTGGTCGCCGGAACCGGATCCGTCGCGGTGGGCCGGCTCGCGGACGGCAGTCCCGTCCAGGTCGGTGGCTGGGGCGCGGTACTCGGCGACGAGGGCGGCGCTGCGGGTCTGGTGCGCGAGGCCGCGCGGGCAGCGTGGGCGGCGCACGACCGCGGGGAAGAACCCTGCGAACTGGCCCAGGCCCTCCTCGCGTCCTTCGGTGTCCTTGAAGTACCCGCGCTCGGGGCGGCCCTGGAGAGCGCCACGGACGTGTCCGCGGAGTGGGGGCGGCACGCACCGGTGGTGTTCGCCGCCGCCGAGGCGGGCTCGCCGCTGGCCCGCGCCGTGATCGCCGAGGCCGGCCGTTCGCTGGCGGCGCTGGTGGAACGGATCGCGGCCCGCGGCGTCGCGGTGGACGACGTGGTGGTCGCGGGCAGCACCGTCCTCGCGCAGCCGTCGCTGTACGACGCGTTCGCCTCCGCGCTCGCCGCAGCCGTGCCCGGAGCGCGGCCTCAGCCGCTGCGCGCGGCACCGGTGGAGGGTGCGGTGGCACTGGCCCGCTCGATCCTGTGAACGGATCGGCCCACGTTCACCCACACGACACGTCCCCGCCTCCGGACCATCGCCGACGGGTCAGGACCCGGCCGTAGATCTTCGCTCAAAGCTTCACGGGACTCACCGGATTCGCACACCCCACGTGTCCCGCGGACCACTTCTGTTCGCACGATCTTCCTTCCGGCCGCAGGGCCGCAGAAACTCAGGAGAGGCATACGCATGCCGTCATCAGCCGGGCACCGCTCCCCCTCGTCGACCGGTCGGCCCGCCGTCGGCCGAAGGGGATTCCTCAAGACCTCGCTCGGCGCCTCGGCCGGTGTGCTGGCCGCGCCCACCTTCGCGTCGTGGCTGTCGGCCGCCGACGCCAAGGCGGCGACCGCGCCGCTCGCGTTCGTCGACGACTACAGGACGAACCTCCCGGCGAACCGGACGCCGGAGACCAACGCGGTCGTACGGGCCCTCGGCGGCTTCGCCCAGATCTGGAAGACCGGCGGCGCCTGGAACACCGGCGCCCCGCTGCGGCCCGAGATCCTGCGGGCCAACATGCGGTACTGCATCGAGGTCACCACCCGGCGCACCCCGGCCCAGGCGAAGCTGGCGTTCCTCTACGACCGCCAGCACCAGAGCTACGCGGCCTCCGGCGGCCTCGGCCCGCTCACGGACCTGTACCGGACGGGCGCCAAGGCAGTCACCTCGATCACCAGCGCGCCCGACGGCACCCCGGCGACCACCATCGACGACGCCGTTCCTGCCGATGCCCCGGCCGGCTCCGAGCTGGGCGCAGGCTCCCACGACTCCGAGCTGGGCAAGGTGGCCGAACTGGTCGACACGCTGCGCGGCAACTGGGCTTCGGGCAATCCCTCCAAGTACGCCTACCTCTATCCGCGCCCCTGGCGGATGAACGAGGACAGCCAGGTCGTCGACACCGGCAGGACGGACGCGCTCGGCTTCCCTGTGTACGACTCGAAGGTTGTCGTCGCCCCGCAGCTGCTGCGTCAGCGCAGCACCTCGCCGGCGGACGACGGCGGCTTCCCCAGCGGCCACACCAACGCCTTCCACCTGGCCTCCCTGGCCTACGCGTACGCCGTGCCCGAGCGCTTCCAGGAACTCGTCACACGCGCCCTGGAGCTCAGCGACACGCGCATCCTGGCGGGCATGCACTCCACCGTCGACGTCATCGGCGGCCGGATCATGGCGACGGCCCTCGCGGCCGCCACCCTCGCGGACCCCGCCAACGCCGGCCTCAAGGCGGCGGCGCGCGCCCAGGCCCTCGCCTA
Coding sequences:
- a CDS encoding extracellular solute-binding protein; translated protein: MTSVGVRRSSRLGRGGMRRVVPLAAVAAAGALLLSACGGSGSGSGGTSKSLTFWISTVPGQDAGWKKLAAQYKKEAGVTVHLVNIPYDGYTTKLHNAAQANSLPDVAAVPSLDPIWSNKLIDLSSIANTKSNNINANFLAKDSSGKVLSIPSDVTASGLFINKSLFKKAGVSFPTSPQKTWTWTDFIKAADKVREKTGAKYSLTFDQSPSRLRAMVYEMGGKYVHADSSGKFSVDAATKKAVKYFVGLNDDKTMPKSVWTSGADPSAMFQSGDVVAYWSGVWQVPAFAESVKKFEWASVPTPAEPVQASDVNSGGMMVGFNNNGAAATATKKFMSWLYEPDHYRELCETSGFLPVESGLNPKYPFKSEAAQAAFKLYNEEIPLYAPISGYFNGAQTDWVLKGKSLTTDPTKTELGKAVNGQQSSDKALENIVAGYNQQVGGGS
- a CDS encoding ROK family transcriptional regulator yields the protein MEYDVVQAPRLTESAGAVFAVLAQAGSATRPQLASLAGLSKPTVSSAVAELESARLAAHSGTTSSGTGRNAAVYRLGPAAGAVLAVDLGPAVTRVRGCALDGSLLAEATGTRAEAADAVREALGALPADAPLRTIVVAVGDVTREGTGVRPATAKAGPVFDAVAVALPPGVPIRLENNVNCAALAELHEGAARGRRTFGYLRIGVGIGLGVVIGGQVLRGANGAAGEVARLPYPWDDGLEPRHEALEEHVGARSLLRRAATAWQDADGPCPTSTEHLFALADEGRPTARTVVGRHAADVGRLAAAVTAVLDPGLIVLGGSTGAYPQLLPGVRAELERLSWPTEVVSSTLGDLGTVVGAARLAVARGVQTVTEAAHAKD
- a CDS encoding N-acetylglucosamine kinase, producing the protein MHDFPPLVAGIDVGGTKTHLRAYAGTEPVADHVRTSSGWRPHDPVAAAAWLAALVAEALPTGARPTAVAVGGHACETPRQCAQIRTALQLHFDAPALVVGDAELLVPAAGLDKGVGLVAGTGSVAVGRLADGSPVQVGGWGAVLGDEGGAAGLVREAARAAWAAHDRGEEPCELAQALLASFGVLEVPALGAALESATDVSAEWGRHAPVVFAAAEAGSPLARAVIAEAGRSLAALVERIAARGVAVDDVVVAGSTVLAQPSLYDAFASALAAAVPGARPQPLRAAPVEGAVALARSIL
- a CDS encoding phosphatase PAP2 family protein, which codes for MPSSAGHRSPSSTGRPAVGRRGFLKTSLGASAGVLAAPTFASWLSAADAKAATAPLAFVDDYRTNLPANRTPETNAVVRALGGFAQIWKTGGAWNTGAPLRPEILRANMRYCIEVTTRRTPAQAKLAFLYDRQHQSYAASGGLGPLTDLYRTGAKAVTSITSAPDGTPATTIDDAVPADAPAGSELGAGSHDSELGKVAELVDTLRGNWASGNPSKYAYLYPRPWRMNEDSQVVDTGRTDALGFPVYDSKVVVAPQLLRQRSTSPADDGGFPSGHTNAFHLASLAYAYAVPERFQELVTRALELSDTRILAGMHSTVDVIGGRIMATALAAATLADPANAGLKAAARAQALAYFTARTGTDADTLYAYAHSAGPRTDPYADRHANARAVGHRLTYVLTRHGHSKPLTVPKGAEVLLETRLPYLDAAQRREVLRTTALPSGYVLLDGFEQWGRLNLFAAADGYGAFHCDVTVTLDAAAGGFGAADSWRNDIDGDGGLTKKGSGSLTLTGHNKYTGGTVVKDGTLVAASSHALGHGDVRVSGGTLQVPQPVQVHGAYVQETSALELTLRSGHEPALKVTRRVLLGSGSVLSLQLDEHKAPAAGSTVRVLSAPHLRGRFDRVELNSDRLRAVPVYTTEGLSVRLLKR